In one Brevibacillus composti genomic region, the following are encoded:
- a CDS encoding ArsR/SmtB family transcription factor, whose amino-acid sequence MKNVYSIQIEYSPIYECLISFYAYVNQKESKHFWLGSAWREQTRQQLPASFAAELEDERWEVLHRIVLLAAQSPQKESVEAFLAWLEGLPAGEMYERLAPWVDAIPLNLGEIRDKSLSLLTRWNETYFSRLQTFSSEQVRESARHFQQLAATLDGPALIDAATNGIWIEPTESLQRVVLVPQVHCAPATILDFHGSMATVLYPVIDGELIREEPIAKLLGITQCLADEKRLLILRALAEKSHTLGELQQAVSLAKSTVHHHVTALRRAGLIRAHYLDHTAPHAYSLRESALEELPGLLSRFLRNGDRRR is encoded by the coding sequence ATGAAAAATGTATATTCTATTCAAATCGAATACTCTCCGATTTACGAGTGCCTGATCAGCTTTTACGCGTATGTGAATCAAAAAGAAAGCAAACACTTTTGGCTCGGCTCCGCCTGGAGGGAACAGACCCGGCAGCAGCTTCCCGCCTCTTTTGCCGCCGAGCTGGAGGATGAACGCTGGGAGGTGTTGCACCGGATCGTCCTCTTAGCCGCGCAGTCTCCGCAAAAGGAGAGCGTCGAAGCCTTTCTCGCTTGGCTGGAGGGGCTTCCGGCCGGCGAAATGTACGAGCGGCTGGCTCCCTGGGTGGACGCCATTCCGCTCAATCTCGGGGAAATTCGCGACAAGTCGCTGTCATTGCTCACCCGCTGGAACGAGACGTATTTTTCCCGCCTCCAGACCTTCTCTTCCGAACAGGTGAGAGAGAGTGCGCGTCATTTTCAGCAGCTGGCCGCCACGCTCGACGGTCCTGCCCTGATCGACGCGGCCACCAACGGCATCTGGATCGAGCCTACGGAAAGTCTGCAGCGGGTGGTGCTCGTGCCGCAGGTCCACTGTGCCCCCGCGACCATCCTGGATTTTCACGGGTCGATGGCCACGGTGCTGTATCCCGTGATCGACGGAGAGCTGATCCGCGAAGAACCGATCGCCAAGCTGCTGGGAATCACCCAGTGCCTGGCTGACGAAAAACGGCTGCTGATCCTGCGGGCCTTGGCCGAAAAAAGCCATACCCTGGGCGAACTGCAGCAAGCCGTCTCGCTGGCGAAAAGCACGGTGCACCACCATGTGACGGCGCTGAGGAGGGCGGGGCTGATCCGCGCTCATTACCTGGATCACACCGCTCCACACGCTTACAGTCTGCGGGAGTCGGCGCTGGAGGAGCTGCCCGGGCTGCTCTCCCGCTTTCTCCGAAACGGAGATCGCCGCCGATGA
- the mobB gene encoding molybdopterin-guanine dinucleotide biosynthesis protein B: MKKKPVVIQFVGYSNSGKTTLLTRLIPLLERTGIRVGVVKHDGGHDFEWDQPGKDTWKYREAGASLVAISSRTKTAMLEQRPLGLAELIARMAAAGADLVLVEGFKREGYPKLVLLREPGDEELLSQVTHVLAVVSWEDYAHPGLPVYRLQRDEDELARFILDRYTQSQDQ; encoded by the coding sequence ATGAAGAAGAAGCCGGTCGTCATCCAGTTCGTCGGCTATTCCAACTCCGGGAAGACGACGCTCCTGACCAGGCTCATTCCGCTTTTGGAGCGGACAGGCATACGCGTAGGCGTCGTCAAGCATGATGGCGGCCATGATTTTGAATGGGATCAGCCGGGCAAAGACACGTGGAAATACCGCGAAGCCGGAGCCTCGCTGGTGGCGATCTCGTCGCGGACCAAAACGGCGATGCTGGAGCAGCGGCCGCTCGGATTGGCCGAGCTGATCGCCCGCATGGCAGCGGCCGGGGCAGATCTGGTGCTGGTTGAAGGCTTCAAGCGGGAAGGGTATCCCAAGCTGGTGCTCCTGCGCGAGCCCGGGGATGAGGAGCTGCTTTCGCAGGTCACTCATGTCCTGGCTGTGGTCAGCTGGGAAGACTACGCCCATCCTGGCTTGCCTGTGTATCGTCTCCAGCGGGATGAGGATGAGCTCGCCAGATTCATTCTTGATAGGTACACCCAATCCCAAGACCAATGA
- a CDS encoding M3 family oligoendopeptidase produces the protein MEKQLPQRWDLDVFFPGGSASEAFRTYLDQLEADISSWDGQLQQEALSLAEQATFQAALTGIQSIAVRLKEAGAFISCLTAQNVKDEQATLLGGRVKSLSAAFASVLTAWDVHLMKLDETTWKGMLSLPEVEPVAFPLQERRRRAQEKLSPEQEKLANDLAVDGYHAWQDLSNAVTGRMSLEVEIEGEIKQLSVGQAANLGYHPDRSVREQVFAKWNEAWAKEAELFAKALNHLAGFRLALYRHRGWDSVLREPLDIGRMQEGTLDAMWEAINNRKDRLVSYLNRKARLLGVEKLSWHDVAAPIRSNQQQVSYDEAAAFILEQFDRFHPELARFSRRAFEEGWIEAEDRAGKRPGGFCSSFPVSGQSRVFMTYAGHAKNVSTLAHELGHAYHQQVVSGLPPLAQNYAMNVAETASTFAEMIVADAAVKHAKSDEERLSLLEDKLQQCVAFFMNIQARFLFEKRFYEQRKKGLVSVGELNRLMVEAQKEAYCDALSAYEPHFWASKLHFYITSYPFYNFPYTFGYLFSLSVYARALQEGPGFAEKYDALLRDTGRMTVEELAMRHLGEDITTVAFWQTAVDLAVADIEEFLRLTE, from the coding sequence ATGGAAAAACAATTGCCGCAGCGCTGGGATCTGGATGTTTTCTTTCCCGGAGGAAGCGCATCGGAAGCGTTTCGCACATATCTAGACCAACTGGAAGCGGATATCTCGTCATGGGATGGACAGTTGCAGCAGGAGGCCCTCTCCCTCGCGGAGCAAGCGACATTTCAGGCGGCCCTGACTGGCATCCAGAGCATCGCCGTGCGTCTAAAAGAAGCGGGAGCTTTTATCTCCTGCCTGACCGCGCAAAACGTGAAGGATGAGCAGGCGACCCTGCTGGGCGGACGCGTCAAAAGTCTGTCCGCCGCCTTCGCCTCCGTGCTGACCGCCTGGGATGTGCATCTGATGAAGCTGGATGAGACTACGTGGAAAGGCATGCTGTCTCTGCCCGAGGTGGAGCCCGTTGCTTTTCCGCTCCAAGAGCGGCGGAGACGCGCCCAGGAGAAGCTGTCTCCCGAACAGGAAAAGCTGGCCAATGATCTGGCCGTCGATGGCTATCACGCCTGGCAGGACCTCTCCAACGCCGTCACCGGGCGCATGAGCCTGGAAGTAGAGATAGAGGGAGAGATCAAGCAGCTCTCTGTCGGGCAGGCCGCCAACCTGGGGTATCATCCGGACCGTTCGGTGCGCGAACAGGTATTTGCCAAATGGAATGAAGCCTGGGCGAAGGAAGCGGAGCTGTTCGCCAAAGCGCTCAACCATCTGGCCGGTTTCCGGCTGGCGCTCTACCGCCATCGCGGCTGGGACTCCGTCCTGCGGGAACCGCTGGATATCGGCCGCATGCAGGAGGGGACGCTGGACGCCATGTGGGAGGCGATCAACAACCGCAAGGACCGCCTGGTCTCCTATCTGAACCGGAAAGCCCGGCTGCTCGGCGTGGAGAAGCTGAGCTGGCATGACGTCGCCGCACCGATCAGAAGCAACCAGCAGCAAGTCTCCTATGACGAAGCGGCTGCCTTTATCCTGGAGCAGTTCGATCGCTTTCACCCGGAGTTGGCCCGCTTCTCCCGCCGGGCTTTTGAAGAGGGCTGGATTGAGGCGGAGGACCGGGCGGGCAAGCGTCCCGGAGGCTTCTGCTCCAGCTTTCCGGTGTCGGGACAATCCCGCGTGTTCATGACCTACGCCGGCCATGCGAAAAACGTCTCGACGCTGGCGCATGAACTGGGCCACGCCTACCACCAGCAGGTCGTGAGCGGGCTCCCGCCGCTGGCGCAAAACTATGCCATGAATGTGGCGGAGACGGCTTCCACCTTTGCCGAAATGATCGTCGCCGATGCCGCGGTGAAGCATGCAAAGAGCGACGAGGAGCGCCTCTCTCTCCTGGAAGACAAGCTGCAGCAATGCGTCGCCTTTTTCATGAACATCCAGGCGCGCTTTCTGTTCGAGAAGCGCTTTTACGAACAGCGGAAAAAAGGGCTGGTCAGCGTGGGTGAGCTCAATCGCTTGATGGTGGAAGCGCAAAAAGAAGCCTATTGCGATGCGCTTTCTGCCTACGAGCCGCACTTCTGGGCATCCAAGCTGCATTTTTACATCACCAGCTATCCGTTTTACAACTTCCCGTACACCTTTGGCTATCTGTTCAGCTTGAGCGTCTACGCTCGGGCGCTGCAGGAGGGGCCCGGCTTTGCCGAGAAATACGATGCGCTCCTGCGGGATACGGGACGGATGACGGTGGAGGAGTTGGCGATGCGCCATCTGGGCGAGGATATTACGACGGTCGCCTTCTGGCAGACGGCTGTCGACCTGGCAGTGGCGGATATCGAGGAGTTCCTCCGACTGACGGAATAG
- a CDS encoding DUF423 domain-containing protein translates to MRTFLLLGAINGFLSVALGAFAAHGLKQKLDEYLLGVFQTGVTYQATHALALIAVAVLLKFFPGSSALSWAGWCFFVGIILFSGSLYALSLTNIRVLGAITPFGGVLFLVGWALLAVQAWKSAT, encoded by the coding sequence ATGCGTACCTTTCTGCTGCTGGGCGCAATCAACGGATTTCTGTCCGTCGCGCTGGGCGCTTTTGCCGCTCACGGCTTGAAACAGAAGCTGGATGAATATCTGCTTGGCGTTTTTCAGACGGGTGTCACCTACCAAGCGACGCATGCCTTGGCCTTGATTGCCGTGGCTGTGCTGCTCAAGTTTTTCCCGGGATCCTCGGCCCTCTCCTGGGCGGGCTGGTGCTTTTTCGTCGGAATCATTCTGTTTTCCGGCAGTCTCTACGCGCTCAGCTTAACCAACATTCGGGTGCTGGGAGCGATCACCCCGTTTGGGGGCGTGCTGTTCCTCGTCGGCTGGGCACTGCTCGCCGTGCAAGCCTGGAAATCCGCTACTTGA
- a CDS encoding DoxX family protein translates to MSRHKGSGEAGAAGVLTWRGQLEQAAYTLLRIVTGLVFWAHGLAKWKQGMGSVTEWFGSVGLPEWLAYPVIAIELAGGMALILGVATRYAAGALAVIMAGAILTVKWQNGLIGEAGKKGYELDLLLMAITLYVAAKGRGGRT, encoded by the coding sequence ATGAGCCGACACAAGGGGAGCGGCGAGGCGGGCGCAGCAGGCGTGCTCACATGGCGGGGTCAGCTGGAGCAGGCCGCCTATACCCTGCTGCGGATCGTCACCGGCCTTGTCTTTTGGGCGCATGGCCTCGCCAAATGGAAACAGGGGATGGGCAGCGTGACCGAGTGGTTCGGCAGTGTGGGACTGCCGGAATGGCTGGCTTATCCGGTCATCGCCATCGAGCTCGCCGGAGGCATGGCGCTGATCCTCGGCGTCGCGACGCGCTATGCGGCAGGGGCGCTGGCAGTGATCATGGCCGGAGCGATCCTGACGGTGAAGTGGCAAAACGGGCTGATCGGGGAGGCGGGGAAAAAAGGATATGAGCTGGATTTGCTGCTTATGGCGATCACGCTGTATGTGGCGGCTAAAGGGAGGGGAGGCCGAACGTAA
- a CDS encoding arylamine N-acetyltransferase, with product MPKSEALSLPDWAFAYLQRLGLDRQTASFSFLSQLCRAHLQAFPFENVSKLLAAEIAVTPASLSPDQFLRATALNHYGGTCYTLHTHFHRFLQALGFDAQLVLVGTSHVAIIVRLPEWEGEPVYVDVGSAAPIFAPVRFQRDPENCSRFGPDLIRIAADPHQPGRFRYLRYRQEELVSDTWHFHPDERRAAADFRDQVMRSFAPDATFLTCLRIHLYQLDRQRCVSLKDNVLRIIHADGSESQTRLRTAEEIEEAVHREFGLSSLPVARAIEVLQRRGIDLFREPA from the coding sequence ATGCCGAAGTCTGAAGCCCTTTCCCTGCCGGACTGGGCATTTGCGTATCTACAGCGATTGGGGCTGGATCGCCAGACCGCCAGTTTCTCCTTTCTCTCCCAGCTGTGCCGTGCCCACTTGCAAGCCTTCCCCTTTGAAAATGTCAGCAAGCTGCTGGCCGCGGAAATCGCCGTAACCCCCGCCTCTTTATCTCCTGATCAATTTTTGCGAGCGACTGCTCTCAATCACTACGGGGGTACCTGCTATACCCTGCATACCCATTTTCACCGCTTCCTGCAGGCCCTCGGGTTTGACGCACAGCTCGTGCTGGTCGGGACTTCACACGTCGCCATCATCGTCAGGCTGCCCGAATGGGAGGGTGAGCCCGTCTATGTGGATGTCGGCTCCGCCGCGCCGATTTTTGCTCCCGTCCGCTTTCAGCGAGATCCGGAAAATTGTTCCCGCTTCGGTCCCGATCTCATCCGCATCGCCGCCGATCCGCACCAGCCGGGTCGATTCCGCTATCTCCGCTACCGGCAGGAGGAATTGGTCAGCGACACCTGGCATTTCCACCCCGATGAGCGGCGGGCAGCTGCCGATTTCCGCGATCAAGTCATGCGCTCCTTTGCGCCGGATGCTACTTTTCTTACGTGCTTGCGGATTCATCTGTACCAGCTCGACCGCCAGCGCTGCGTCTCTCTCAAAGATAACGTCCTGCGCATCATCCACGCCGACGGCTCGGAGTCGCAGACCCGTCTTCGTACGGCAGAGGAGATCGAGGAAGCGGTCCATCGGGAATTCGGCCTTTCTTCCCTCCCCGTGGCCCGTGCCATCGAAGTTCTCCAACGCCGGGGAATCGATCTCTTCCGCGAACCCGCCTAG
- a CDS encoding DUF6143 family protein: MAKHLFSQTPYFYGMTDMYMQMGYFPYPGQSLDEQADMTIGIPLAAAMAMQCKYYLGQTEPILAGNGTSSWAALVNPPRSGIHLFINEYVISNQSAEHTARVQLWFGKSSALGTPAVSPSVTSGFVQPSPCPLAQGQLVSDTGSLPEDGVVAATRLIPPRTSVAAEKTGHWILAPGTALLFFVPAEEEAAELIVSVGWWEQPIYR, translated from the coding sequence ATGGCAAAACACCTTTTTTCACAAACGCCCTATTTTTACGGCATGACGGATATGTATATGCAGATGGGCTATTTTCCTTATCCCGGTCAGTCGCTCGACGAACAGGCGGACATGACGATCGGTATCCCGCTGGCAGCCGCCATGGCGATGCAGTGCAAATACTATCTGGGGCAGACCGAGCCGATTCTCGCCGGAAATGGCACCAGCAGCTGGGCCGCGCTGGTCAATCCGCCGCGGTCGGGTATTCATCTGTTCATCAACGAATATGTGATCTCGAACCAGTCCGCAGAGCATACGGCCCGAGTCCAGCTCTGGTTCGGCAAATCGTCCGCACTGGGGACACCTGCTGTGTCGCCGTCTGTGACTTCCGGGTTCGTTCAGCCCTCGCCTTGTCCGCTGGCACAGGGGCAACTCGTCTCAGATACGGGCTCGTTGCCGGAGGATGGGGTGGTCGCCGCCACCCGCCTCATCCCGCCCCGCACATCGGTTGCCGCAGAGAAGACCGGCCATTGGATTCTCGCGCCGGGAACGGCTCTATTGTTTTTCGTTCCGGCGGAGGAGGAAGCCGCGGAGCTGATCGTCTCCGTCGGCTGGTGGGAGCAGCCGATCTATCGTTGA
- a CDS encoding MDR family MFS transporter encodes MRSRVQDRMKQLWAAQHPVVHLLMAGTVFVMLTQSMSMPFLAILLSDTTTLSPAEIGIIIGAGPLAGMVGGFLGGVLSDLFGRRKLMLLSMLLMAASFAGFTVTNDPLLLLVGSILRGLAASFYATISKALMGDLTPEDKRFRVFANRYLANNVGYAIGPMLGAYLGIAGSGMTFWLTAVMYVLFAGVLAYACRKYQVGDAPGGDDPAAKPRLSQIWQVMSRDVVLLMFVLGSVLLVTVHGEMSVTLSQYLSDQFHDGVALFSAMMSINGLTVLLLQIPLTRWAERYTLFHRIAAGGLLMAVGEVGFAFSQGWSAFLIAMVVFTFGEILIIPAEYAQIDQIAPPQMRGTYYGAQGISELGSFLGPWAGGLILSAYGGPVMFLVMAVLAVASLFFYAAGRHLYVKKQRDAGVAEKSASAS; translated from the coding sequence ATGAGGAGCCGAGTGCAAGACCGCATGAAGCAGCTCTGGGCCGCGCAGCATCCGGTGGTCCATCTCCTGATGGCCGGAACTGTTTTTGTCATGCTGACACAGTCGATGAGTATGCCGTTTCTGGCGATTTTGCTGAGTGACACGACCACGCTGTCACCGGCAGAGATCGGGATCATTATCGGGGCGGGCCCGCTGGCGGGGATGGTCGGCGGTTTTCTCGGCGGGGTCTTGTCCGACTTGTTTGGACGGCGCAAGCTGATGCTTCTCTCCATGCTGCTGATGGCCGCCTCATTTGCCGGATTTACGGTGACCAATGATCCGCTGTTGCTCCTTGTGGGGAGCATTTTGAGGGGCTTGGCTGCCTCGTTTTACGCGACGATCTCCAAGGCGCTGATGGGGGACTTGACCCCGGAGGACAAGCGTTTCCGCGTATTTGCCAACCGCTATCTGGCCAATAACGTCGGCTATGCCATCGGGCCGATGCTGGGAGCTTATCTCGGTATTGCCGGAAGCGGGATGACGTTCTGGCTGACGGCTGTGATGTACGTGCTGTTCGCGGGTGTCCTGGCCTACGCCTGCCGCAAATACCAGGTCGGGGATGCTCCGGGTGGCGACGATCCTGCCGCCAAGCCGCGCCTCTCCCAGATCTGGCAGGTGATGAGCCGCGACGTCGTTTTGCTGATGTTTGTGCTGGGGAGCGTGCTGCTCGTCACCGTCCACGGGGAGATGTCGGTGACGCTGTCCCAATACCTCAGCGACCAATTTCATGACGGCGTCGCCCTGTTCAGTGCGATGATGAGCATCAACGGCTTGACCGTATTGCTGCTGCAGATTCCGCTGACGCGCTGGGCGGAGCGCTATACTCTGTTTCACCGGATTGCGGCGGGAGGGCTGCTGATGGCCGTGGGCGAAGTAGGATTTGCTTTCTCCCAAGGCTGGAGCGCTTTTCTCATCGCGATGGTCGTATTTACATTTGGTGAGATTCTTATCATTCCTGCCGAATATGCCCAGATCGACCAGATAGCGCCCCCGCAGATGCGCGGGACCTATTATGGCGCGCAGGGCATAAGCGAGCTGGGCAGCTTCCTCGGCCCTTGGGCGGGCGGGTTGATTTTGTCCGCATACGGAGGACCGGTCATGTTTCTGGTGATGGCGGTGCTTGCCGTAGCCAGCCTCTTTTTCTATGCGGCGGGACGCCATCTTTACGTGAAAAAACAAAGGGATGCCGGGGTAGCTGAAAAAAGCGCATCTGCTTCGTGA
- a CDS encoding metal-dependent hydrolase, with product MDTGSHLLLGVTLGGLAHLSPGVAGDPALAQAVMIAAVVGSHAPDFDTVVRVRGATAYIRYHRGVTHSIPALFLWPGVIALAVAAGCGVWEQLGVLYLWSFAAVVFHVFLDMLNTYGVQCLRPFSRRWVHLDILAIFEPFLFVLHAAAVVWWLFFGGKPGTICAAAYLLSAGYIGLRACQHQWLIRQVQRQLGVAGICHVIPSFHPFLWRFVVETDRQFYTGKVEYGRVCLEDLYQKERESDIIRATMGVDGVRAFLGFAQRIHVTCKELQDGYEVIWSDVRFWYDSQLPFGVDVRLDRKLNVVSLKLGWRKKAWSPPFV from the coding sequence GTGGATACGGGAAGCCATCTGTTGCTGGGAGTCACATTGGGAGGATTGGCGCATCTGAGTCCGGGAGTAGCGGGCGATCCGGCGCTGGCGCAGGCTGTGATGATTGCGGCCGTAGTCGGCTCGCACGCTCCTGATTTTGACACGGTCGTGCGAGTGCGTGGAGCGACGGCCTACATCCGTTACCACCGCGGAGTGACGCACTCGATTCCGGCTCTCTTTCTCTGGCCGGGCGTGATAGCGCTGGCTGTCGCGGCGGGCTGCGGCGTCTGGGAGCAGCTCGGGGTGCTGTATCTGTGGTCCTTTGCCGCGGTCGTGTTTCATGTATTTCTCGATATGCTCAATACGTATGGGGTTCAGTGCCTGCGCCCCTTTTCGCGCCGCTGGGTGCATCTCGATATCTTGGCCATTTTTGAACCGTTTCTCTTTGTCCTGCATGCGGCTGCTGTGGTGTGGTGGCTGTTTTTCGGCGGAAAGCCAGGGACGATCTGCGCAGCGGCTTATCTGCTGTCGGCAGGCTATATCGGCCTGCGCGCCTGCCAGCATCAATGGCTGATTCGGCAGGTTCAAAGGCAGCTGGGTGTCGCGGGCATCTGCCATGTGATTCCCAGTTTTCACCCGTTTCTCTGGCGGTTCGTCGTGGAGACGGATCGCCAGTTTTATACGGGAAAAGTGGAGTACGGACGGGTCTGTCTGGAGGATCTCTATCAAAAGGAGCGAGAGAGCGACATCATCCGGGCTACGATGGGCGTGGACGGCGTGCGCGCCTTTCTCGGCTTTGCTCAGCGAATCCATGTGACCTGCAAGGAGCTGCAGGACGGATATGAGGTCATCTGGAGCGATGTTCGCTTCTGGTATGACAGCCAGCTTCCTTTTGGCGTGGATGTGCGTCTGGACCGCAAGCTGAATGTCGTCTCGCTGAAGCTGGGTTGGCGGAAAAAAGCGTGGAGCCCTCCGTTTGTCTAA
- a CDS encoding molybdopterin molybdotransferase MoeA, with translation MRFHRQTISVEEATRRLLSELERQGEEQIAIYEAAGRILARDITATCDLPPFDRSPLDGFAVRAADTAGASADRPVTLEVVETIAAGEVPRIALGPGKATRIMTGAMLPEGADAVIMFEQTEQPGQLAREVRLKRSLRAGENLSRRGEEVPAGSVVAKAGERINPGTLAILATFGYKWVPVVKKPRIGLLSTGPELLGIDEPLVPGKIRNSNAIMLAAMIAEAGGIPVMLEGLPDEPAAAKARLAACLEDVDMLVTSGGVSVGDFDVIASLADEPDVALLFNKVAMRPGSPTTALRYQNKLICALSGNPGACFLGACLFLLPAVRTLSGEQTGASPGPTIWATLGETYDKPCPYPRYLRGRLTEEGGRLYVWPDWNHKAGNLCTMSMSECFAIIPPGGRGKQAGELVEVLPHAMPSWERVQV, from the coding sequence ATGCGCTTTCACAGGCAGACGATCAGCGTAGAAGAAGCGACTCGAAGACTTTTGTCTGAGCTGGAAAGACAGGGAGAGGAGCAGATCGCCATCTATGAGGCAGCGGGGCGAATCCTGGCCAGAGATATCACGGCGACCTGTGATTTGCCGCCGTTTGACCGTTCGCCACTGGACGGTTTTGCCGTCAGGGCAGCGGATACGGCAGGGGCGAGCGCGGATCGGCCGGTTACCCTGGAAGTGGTGGAAACCATCGCGGCCGGCGAAGTCCCCCGGATCGCTTTGGGCCCGGGGAAGGCAACCCGGATTATGACGGGGGCCATGCTGCCGGAGGGGGCGGATGCCGTCATCATGTTTGAGCAGACGGAGCAGCCCGGCCAGCTCGCACGGGAGGTGCGGTTGAAGCGCTCCCTGCGAGCGGGGGAAAACCTCTCCCGTCGAGGCGAGGAGGTGCCCGCGGGCAGCGTCGTGGCCAAAGCGGGAGAGCGGATCAATCCGGGCACGCTGGCGATCCTGGCCACCTTTGGCTACAAATGGGTGCCGGTCGTCAAAAAGCCCCGCATCGGCCTGCTGTCGACCGGGCCGGAGCTGCTCGGGATAGACGAGCCGCTGGTGCCGGGGAAAATCCGCAACAGCAATGCGATCATGCTCGCGGCCATGATCGCGGAGGCGGGCGGAATCCCGGTGATGCTGGAAGGTCTGCCCGATGAGCCAGCCGCCGCGAAGGCACGGCTGGCGGCCTGTTTGGAGGATGTAGACATGCTCGTGACATCGGGCGGCGTGTCGGTAGGCGACTTTGATGTGATCGCCAGCCTGGCGGATGAGCCGGATGTGGCGCTCCTGTTCAACAAGGTAGCGATGCGTCCGGGGAGCCCGACGACTGCCCTGCGCTATCAAAACAAGCTGATCTGCGCTTTGTCCGGCAATCCCGGCGCTTGCTTTCTCGGCGCCTGTCTCTTCCTCTTGCCTGCCGTGCGGACTCTCTCCGGAGAGCAGACCGGCGCAAGCCCGGGCCCGACCATCTGGGCCACTCTCGGGGAGACCTATGACAAGCCCTGCCCCTATCCGCGCTATCTCCGCGGCCGGCTGACCGAGGAGGGGGGCCGGCTGTACGTCTGGCCGGATTGGAATCACAAAGCCGGCAATCTGTGCACGATGTCGATGAGCGAGTGTTTTGCCATCATTCCTCCCGGCGGCAGAGGCAAGCAGGCGGGCGAGCTGGTCGAGGTGCTTCCCCATGCGATGCCGAGCTGGGAGCGGGTACAGGTATGA